The genomic DNA GCCAAGCCAGAGGCTTGCTCAGCTTTATTTATCGTAACATGTTTTGTTTCAATTTCAAGAAGTCTATATTGAGGTGCATACCAAAGTGCTTAAGCGCAAAAAAAAGCAAGATTCACTATCCCCTGCTAAAGTATTAACTTTTGGATTTACCCTTATTATCGTCATCGGCACGTTTCTGCTGTCCCTCGGGCCTGCCTCGGCGAGCGGGCAGAAGCTCGGTCTGGTGGACGCATTCTTTATGGCGACATCGGCCGTCTGCGTAACCGGGTTGGTTGTGGTCGATCCGGCAACGCAATTTTCGCTATTCGGCGAACTCACGTTAATCATTCTTACCCAAATCGGCGGCTTGGGATTTATGACGATGGGAACCTTGATCGCTCTCGCCTTCAACCGGCGCATTTCCCTGCGCGACCGCCTGGTGCTTCAGGAGGCGATGAAGCAGAACACGCTGGAAGGACTCGTCTCACTGATTCGGCGGGTGGCGGTTTACTCCTTTGTCATCGAATCGGCTGGAGCTCTGCTGCTAACCATAAGATGGTCTTTCGATATGCCTCTGAGTCAGGCGCTCTATTATGGAGTATTTCACAGTATTTCAATTTTTAATAACGCAGGGTTTGACTTGTTCGGAGCAGTACATGGTCCTTATAGCGGACTTTCCGCTTACGTCAGCGATCCTTTTGTCAATATTGTGGTCATCGTCCTGATCGTGCTTGGCGGCATCGGTTTTATCGTACTGGCGGATTTGCTGTCGTTCCGCACAACCCGCAGGCTGTCCTTGCATTCCAAAGTCGTGCTCACCGTATCAGGGATTCTTATCGTCGCCGGTTCGCTGCTTATTTTTGTGATGGAGGTATTCAAATCTCCCGCATTTCAGGAGCTGTCGCTGACGGATCAGATTTTTGCAGCGGTATTCCACTCCGTGAGTGCACGTTCCGGCGGAGTGTCGACCCTAAGCGTATCGGACATGCAGCAATCGACCCAGTTCCTGCTTCTGCTGCTGATGTTCATCGGGGCCGCGCCAGGCTCTACAGGAGGCGGAATCAAAGTAACCGTATTTGCCATCCTCATCGGCGCAATGTATGCCATGCTGCGTGGCAAAGAAGATATTGTATTCTTTCGCAAACGCCTGTCCAAAGAGTCCATTCTGCGGGCGATCACGCAGACTTGGCTGGCTCTGTTTCTTGTGATCCTTACTGCCATGATCTTATCCGCCGTGGAAGACCGGGCCTTTCTCGCGCTCCTATTTGAGACAACCTCGGCATTCGCGACCTCCGGTCTGAGCCTGGACGTGACGACGAAGCTGACAGATTTCAGCAAAGTGGTGCTCGGTCTCGTGATGTTCCTCGGCCGGATTGGACCGCTGACTCTAGTATACGCTTTGACTCCTAAGTCCAAAAAGGAGCTGTTTCGTTATCCAGAAGGCGATTTCATCATCGGATAAAGAATCATGCCTAGGACTGACCCGCTCGCTTGGATACACTTTCCGTTTCGTAGTACAATATAAGGTAGCTAGAATTATCTATGTCACTATGGAGGAGTTACAAATATGACTGATTTCGATCTGAAATTGCAAAAATATGCGGAGCTAGCCGTCAAGATTGGCGTTCAAATCCAGAAAGGGCAGAATCTGATCATTAATGCGACAATTGATTCCGCTGAATTGGTGCGTTTGATCGTGAAGGAGGCTTACAACGAAGGAGCCCGTTTTGTGAAGGTCAATTGGAGTGACGATACGGTTACCCGCCTGCGCTATGATATGGCTGCGGACGAATCCTTCCTCGACGAGCCAAAATGGTATGCCGGAGAAATGCTGGAATACGTGGAGAATAATGCAGCTGTGCTGCATGTCATCTCCTCGGATCCGGATTTGTTGAACGGAGTATCGACGGAGCGCCTGACCAATCACCAGAAAACCTATTCCAAAGCAATGACTAAATATCGCCAGCTCCAAATGGCTAACTTCTTCACCTGGTCAATCGTTGCCGTCCCTTCCAAAGCATGGGCTGCCAAAGTATTCCCGAATCTGCCGGAAGACCAGCAGGTCCCTGCGCTATGGGAAGCAATCTTCCGCACCGTACGCGTAGACCAGCCCGATCCGGTCGCGGCTTGGAAGGAGCATATCGCGAACTTGAGCCAGAAAGCGGATTACCTCAATCGGAAGAAATTCCAGAAGCTGCATTATGTCGCTCCAGGAACGGATTTGACGATCGAGCTTCCGGCTGACCACTTATGGGTAGCTGCAGAGAGCGATAACGATAAAGGCGTCAGCTTCCTGGCGAATTTGCCTACCGAGGAAGTCTTCACCGCCCCGCTGAAAACCGGTGTCAACGGCACGGTATCCAGCACGAAACCGCTGAGCTACAGCGGCAATATCATCGATAAGTTTTCCTTGACCTTCGAGAATGGTAAAATCGTCGACTACAAGGCCGAGCAAGGTGAAGCGACCCTGAAGCAGCTTGTAGAGATGGATGAGGGCGCAAGCTACCTCGGTGAGGTAGCTTTGGTACCGCACGGGTCGCCAATTTCCCAATCCGGCCTCCTGTTCTACAATACCTTATTCGACGAGAATGCCTCTAACCATTTGGCCATCGGTGCAGGGTATGCCTTTACGCTGAACGGCGGCACGACCATGTCGCAGGAGCAGCTGCAGGAAGCAGGCCTGAACCAAAGCCTGGTTCATGTGGACTTCATGATCGGCTCCGGAGAAATGGACATTTACGGCATTTCAGCAGACGGCGAAAAGGAGCAAATTTTCACCAAAGGCAATTGGGCGATCTAATCTTTCGCCATTTGAACGGAAAAAGAGCCAAGCTGGCGCATTTATGCGCTTGCTTGGCTCTTCGCTTCTTGGCAATGATTCGCTTATCAATCGAGAATCATTACGACCAATACGGAAATGACAATAACGGAAGCGGCGTACATCACCGTAAGCCCTACGATATTTTTCGTCGTCCGCTTATCATAATTGGGGTTGCCTGTCCGGTTCTGTTTAGATGCCCCCACCCATAGCGTCCCTATTCCTGCGATTATGACCAGAATGATAATAACAGCATACATCCAGCTCACGATTGGTTACCTCCTCTGCAGCATCCTGCATTGATTATGACAAATGTCTCAGGCTTCGGGCAATACGTTTTGCACGAAATCGTTCGATAAAGATAGCCGAAATGCTAAGAATCAAGAGCAGGGCGACGAACGCGGACAGCAGCCAGGCGGATGTATCCGCTCCGACGACGTCCATGCTTTTGCCCATAGCGAGCGGCAAAGCCGCCCCTCCTGTCCCCCCTGCAGCGATAAGGATGCTAGGTGTAGACTCCTCGGCCCCAGGCAGCAGCTTGCTGGCGAATACAAGGGCGATCGAGAACAGCCCGGACATGAACAGTCCGAACAGCAAAATAAGAACGAACACGACGGACAACTGCCCGATAATGGCAAATAGCGATATGAGCACCAGGCTAGCAGCACAGCTCCACAACACATAGCGGCCGTAGGAAATGCGCTCTGCAATGACCCCACAGAATACGCGGCCTAGCGTCATGGCCATCCAGAACAAGGTAACGCTGAGCGCAGCAGTCGATTTGTCAGTTCCGAGCTTCTCAATTAGCAGGGAAGGCAGGAAGTTCACAAAGCTCATTTCCGTACCGACGTACAGGAAGAAGAAGAGCGTAAAGACGGCAAGCAGCAGCCCGCGAACTCCCTGATACTGTGAAAACAGCGCCCCTTTCTTCTCCCGTTTGACTTCCTTCGCGTTCAGCAAATCGTTTAATTCTCCAAAGTTGCTCTTCATCCAGGCCAGCAGCATCAGCAAAGCCGACAAAGCGATAAAAAGAAAGGAAAAACGCCACATTTCCGTCCGGATCAGCCAGCCGGCGATCAGCGGCATGACCAAAGCTCCGACCCCGAAAAATACCTCGAGCTTGCTCATCGCAACGGCCGTGCCTTCTTTTACCGCTACGATAATCAGCGTGCCGATAACGGCTTCGATCATACCAAATCCGAATCCGGCGACCGTCCCGACCACATACATCCATTCCCACGGAAGCAGCATCGTGTAGCAAACTTCAGCGATGCAGAGCATCCCTGTCGCGATGATCAGCCCTGTTCTTTTACCAAAATTGGATATAAGCAGCGGTGAAACAAGCACCCCTACCAGAAAACCGGCAAACTGCGCAAAAATCAGACTTCCGCCGGCCGTGTACTCCTTGCCGTAATGCTCAAGCAGGTTAGGCATAATCGACCCGACGACGACGTGCGCTAGACCGATTAGCAAATACGCCCAACAACCCATCCAAATTAAGCGTTTCATGTGTGCTAAGCTCCTCTCCCGATGCACCTATTTAATATGTATGACATCCAACTACTCTATTGTAGATTAAAGTAACAGGCGCGTCACCACTCTGCTGATGAACAACTGAAAGATTCACAATTCAGTGTAAGTTTTCATGTAGAGGGAAAAGATTCCTCTTCCGCCAAAAATCATGTAGAATGCATATAGATGAATATGAAAAACCGTTAGGGGAACCGGAGAGGAGAAAATCATGTCGGAACGCCTGAAATGGTTGCTCGTCGCTGATTTTTACGACTTAGCCGAGAGCGTTCAGGAAGAAATTTATTATGCTTTCTACGATCTTGTCTATGGATCCGTTTATTATATGATCAAAGATCATCAAACCAGCGAAGATATTATACAGGAAGCTTTCCTTAAAGTCGTTGCGAGCAAGCCTGCCTTCGACAGTGAGGTCGGGATGAAATCCTGGCTGAAAGTCGTTACGCGGAATACGGCCATCAATTTTTTAAGAAAAAGCAAAAAGTACCGTAACCATTTGGATGCGGATAGTGTTTATATAGAAATAGATCCATTCATCAACCCCACCGGCTCCGTTGAGCAAATCGTGGAAACGAAACTAATGGAAGAAGCCATCATCGATTACTTACATAAACTTAAGCCGGAATACCGATTACTGATGGAATACCGCTGGAAGCTGGGGCTGAGCTACAAGGAAATCGCCGAAAGGCTCCATATTAGCGAAGATGTTGTCAGACAGCGATTGCACCGTACGCGAGAAGGAATCAAAATAATGCTGTATAAAGAGTGGGGTGACCATATTGAAACGAAGCAGTCCCCGCGAAGCCGTATATCCCGCGGAGTTTAACATACTGTTTGATGAAGCCTTCGACGAGGCAACCAAGCAGCTTCCTCCCTATACCGACGCTTATAAGCAACAATCCTGGAATGCAATACAGCCGAAGCTCATGAGGCAGGCTAGACGCCGCAAACGCTGGAAATGGCTGCGCCGTTACGAGGTCATTGCTTTGGTTGCGGCATTTATGCTGTTTAGCGCAATTCTGTTCACGCCGCCAATCGTGACGGAAGCAGTCTCCCCCATCTATCAGGAATTGAGGAGCTGGGGCAACGGCATGAGCCAGATCATTTTTGGCAAAGGGCGGCATCCGGACCAAAGCGGCGTAACATATGCGCTGAATGCTTCCTATGACGAGGCAGACGTCAGCCAGCCGCCATGTCCGAAAGTATTTCCGTTGTCCATGAAGACGCAGCTGAACGATTTAAGGGAGAGCCTCCCTTTTTCGCTTCCTAAGATCACCTATATGCCTAGAGGATATATATTTAATTCGGCAGAACCGATTACCGCAAAGGGCTCTGCCCTTGAACCCGCGGAGAGCGGACAGATCGAAGGCGTATATTTGCTGTTCGAAACGCGGCACAACCAGCAATTGACCATGATGTTCAAGACACTGAAGGAAGACGAGATCATCCGCATGCCCTATGAAGAGAACATCGAGACGGTGACCTTGAACAATGGCACCATCGCTTATTTTACTCCGGGGAAAACGCAACAAATTACCTTCATGATCGGCGATATCTACTTCATGGCTGCAGGCGGTTTGGATAAGGAAGATCTTCTGAAAATCGCAAATGGCTTAGATATATAAGAAAGGGTGCCCTTTCGGGCACCCTTCTTCTCTGTTGTTATCTATGTTACGCGCCGGCTCCCTCTAGCGGAATCAACTCCTGCTTCACGAGCTTCACGCGCGATATTCTCTTGTTGTCGGTTTGTTCTACTACGTAAATATAGCCATCATTCTCGACAGATTGCCCGACCTGTGGCGGCAACACCTGGATTCTCGAATATAACCAGCCGCCGATCGTATCGTAATCATCCGAATCCAACTCCAGGCCGAACCGGTCGTTTACCGCTTCAATCAGCATAAGCCCGTCGATAGAATAGGTATCCTCGCCAATTTGCTCGATCCCGGGACGTTCCTCGTCAAATTCATCCTGGATTTCACCGACGATTTCCTCGACGATATCCTCCAGCGTGACAAGTCCGGACGTACCGCCGTATTCGTCAATCAATATCGCAATTTGCGTCTTGTTCCGCTGCATGCGCTTCATCAAGTCGCTGATGTGGGTGGATTCGGGCACAGCCATAATTGGACGAAGCAGGTCTAAATAATTCGCCGAGTTCGAACGTATCAAATCTTTTATATGAATAAAGCCGATCACGTGATCCTTGTCGTTGGCACATACCGGATAACGTGTACGCGTTCCCTCTAAAGCGATTTCCAAATTTTCATGCAAGGTGTTCTGGGTATACAGACAGATCATTTCGGTACGAGGTATCATGATTTCTCTTGCCGTTGTATCCGCAAATTCAAAAATGTTATCCACGAGGGACATCTCGGTACTATCGATCAGGCCGCTCTCGCTGCTCTCCTTCATCATCACCCTGATTTCTTCCTCAGTATGCGCTGAATCATGCTGCTCCTTAAGCGGCTCGATGCCGAATATTTTCAGCAGGCCGGATGACAAGCCGTTCAGTACCCAAATCATCGGAAACATCAATCGGTAGAACACTTGCATGGGGCGTGCCGACAGCAGGGTTACCTTCTCCGCATTGCGGACGGCCACCGTCTTCGGCGCCAGCTCCCCAAGAACGATATGCAGCACGGCGATAAGCAAAAATGCCGTCGCCAGCGAAATGGTGTATGCGGCCTTGCTCCCTATCCCCGTGAACTGAAAAATCGGATTCAGCAGACGCGCCACAACCGGCTCACCAAGCCATCCTAGACCAAGAGAGCTAAGCGTAATGCCCAGCTGGCATGCGGACAAATAACCGTCCAGACGGCTCATGAGTCCTTTTGCCGTGATGGCGCTCTTCTTCCCCTCCTCAATCAAGGCATCGATTCGGCCTGCGCGAACTTTCACAATCGCAAATTCAGCCGAGACGAAAAATCCGTTAAGCAGAACTAATATAATCATAAGTCCCACGTGGTAAATACTCGGTAAAGGGTCAGTCAATACGATTCCTATTCCCGCTGTACAAAAAGCGGAGAACAGGTGCACCTCCTTCGCGGTTTGAATTAATTTGACTGTGAACAGGTTCATGACCTTTTACATCTAATTATATTATTATACACTACACAGTCAAACGGCACGGTATGACAACAGACAAGAGTAAAGGGCTAATTTATTTTGTTTTCCACCTAAAGTTGCGGTTGGTACATCGATACCTAGCTTTTGCTGGCTTTTCCTATCGATTTGATGCTAATTCCCATATGAATGAACACAAATAGATCACAGAATGAAACAAGGCTGCCCGATCGGGCAACCTTGTTTTGCGTATCGCTGGCGATCGGATATGAAAGCCCGCTATCTTGACGTCTGCGGATTTCCGATCGTTCCCGGATATTGATAATACAGCGGTTCAGCAAAAGTAGCGTAGTCCAGATTCACCATGAGCAGAACTGTACGTACTCCCGTTGCTGGATCGCTGATAATGATATGGTCGCGGCCCGCCGCTTCGAGGACGCCTTTGAATATTTTCGCGTTCCATTCGGAGTTGTTCTCATAAGTCATGTAAAATGTGCCCACCTTGCCCAGGTTCAAGCGAAAAATGTTCTCGATATAGGATTGCTCGAATTGTGGAGTTGCCGTTGGTACGACCGTACCCGTCGGCGTCATCGGACTGCCGCTTGGCACCTGCGGCGGATACGGCAGCTGCATTCCCCCTCCCCCTTGCATTTGCATCGGCACTTGCTGTTGGGGAGAATAAGTGCTTCCCCCGGCGAAAGCTCCGGACGGGCTGTTGCCGATCTTATAGGTGACCGGCCGGTAATTTGGATTGAACATGGAAATATACCTCCTTTATTTCTTGTTTGTGAAGGGAGACAGCTCCCGTTAAAATACAGAAGGACAATTCTCAAAGGTTGGGGAGAAGAAGCAATGAGCCTTGAATCGCCCAGTGTTCTGCTGGTTGTACCAGGTACCCGGGCATTCGCCTTCCGGTCTGAAGAACCATAAAGCATTGCTCGCTGGCCATGTGCGCTCGCCGTTAATCACCCTTCTGGCCAGGCGGATGTCGGAATCGCGGGCTCTTTGATAGAAGTAGCCTTTTTGAGTGGCCTCGAACCCTCCGGGCGACTGAAATACCATTTGGTTCATGGTTCTTATATCCCTGAAATCAAGGCAATTGCCGAGTATACGGTTAACGCCGACGTTGCCGACCATCAACATGCCTAGTTCGCCTTCCCCTTCTGCTTCCGCACGCATCAGACGGGCCAGCATTCTGACATCCTCGGAGTTTGCTTTTATGACAGCCAAGTGGCTTTCCTCCTTCAATCTCTAATGAACGATATATCCTATGTGCATCCGCCCATATTTGTGCCTATTTTTTTGTTGTTTGTTGCCATGTCAATCCGGTATGGCCAAGGTTTGCGATGAATGCGATTTCATTTTTGAACAAATCGTGTCTATTTCTATGGACGCGCTTACATGAATAGCATATACTAATAATGAATCCATGCTTCGAACATATGGAGTCGGAGCAGAATGTTGCGAGAAGCGCTTAAGCTGTGCTTCACAAAACGAATGGGAGGTACGACTAATGAGAATCGCGATTGTTGGCGGTGGACTTTCAGGGTTAACGGCCGCTGCTTATCTGTCCGACAGTCCGGGTATACAGGGAACAGTGTTCGAGCGTAGCCCACAGTTGGGCGGTAGAGCCTTTACTTATGAGAAATCAGGTTTCACGCTGAATTATGGAGCACATGCGGTTTACGGCATCGACAGACATACGCTGCTGAATATGGAGAACGAGCTTAACCTCCGTTTTAACAGCAAGCAGGTAGACAAACGGAATGTTGTATATGCCAAGCATGGACAACTCACTCCCGCTCCGCTTGATTTCGTAAATATTATGAAGACTGGCGTACTTACGACGATGGAGAAAATTCGTTTCGTTGCAGAAGTCGCTGCGGTCATCACTAATATTCATCAATTGAAGAATTATCCGACGTTAGGCGAATATTTGAATAAGTCTAACGCTTCTCCTGATGTCAAAGAGCTGTGGGAGCATCTAGTCAGCTCCAATTTCTTCATCACCCCGGAAGAAGCGAGACGCGTATCCGGCGAAGTGATTGCCGAATACTACCATAACCTGTTCCTCTCGCACAAGCCGGTAAACTACATCCTCGGCAGCTGGTCAACGATTACGAATCAGCTGGTGGATAAGATTTCCCAGAACAAGGATTGGGAAATTGCCGTTAAGGAGCCGGTTGAATCGATTACGATGGAAAATGACAAATTCATACTGAACACCAAAACTCGCGAATCATTAGTTTTTGATCAGGTCATTTTCGCTATGCCAGTACAGCAGGTCGCTAAATTGCTGGAATCGACACCTTGGGGCCAGTCCCTTGAACCTTACAAAAACAATACATCAACAGAAGTGCTGGTATACGATGTCGGATTCTCCAAGATCATCAATCGTCCCTTCCACTATATCAGCGATATGAACAACAAGCTGTTCATCAGCGACGTCTCGGCGACGGATCATACCGTTGCTCCCGAAGGCGGCCAGCTGCTGCAGGGCATCGCCTACTTGAATGATGACTTTGCGGATGAAGAACAGAAGAAGCAATATCTGGAGAGCAAGACCTTGCAGATGGAAGCGCTCTTTGATACTTACTACCCGGGCTGGCGCGACAATACGGCGGTTAAGCGCGTATCGAAGAAGGCAATGGTCGCCAGCGTCAAGAACATCCATTCAAATAAGCTGCTGCCCAATAGGCTGGATCAGGTTCCCTTCTATTTCTGCGGGGATGGCTGCGAAGGCAAGGGAGAGCTGGCTGAACGCGCCTTCTCAAGCGGGCGCAAGGTGGCCCAGGATATTCTGGCCAACACGGCCAACGTTAAAGCGCTATCTTATTCATGACAATCAAATGGCAAAAGAGCTGCCCGGCCTGGACAGCTCTCTTGTTGTTATTTGTAAGGCTCCTCAGCGGCAGCCTGCTTGGAACAATTCAATAATTTCTCCTCAAGTCACGATACCCATCATCCATATTCCGGGACGATCTGCCTAAACGTTCGAATCCCAGGTAGCGATTTCCTTGAAAAGACAGCTTACCTTGATCCCCTTCCGCACATTGTCCATACTCCAGTCCACTTACTGGAAATTCCAGCCGGTCTCCACTTTCTACCTCAAAAGTGATGAAGTACTTGCTATCCATCTGGCTTACTGCCGTATCCGTGTTATGGCGATGAGAAACCTCCGTACGTTTGCCCACGATAATTGTTGGGACAATGAGCAGCGGCTGCTTGGAGTTAATCGCGTACCTTAGTATTCCCCGGCCAACAGAAATGAGAATGATCCCTAGGATGATAATGAAGAAAATAGGAAGCGCAGTGTTCATAACGCCGAACATTTCCACCCAAGATTGCATCCTTCTCCCTCCTCGCATTAATGCCGGTAGTAGAACAATGTTAATGGTTCTTTGGTCGTCCCTGTACTTCTCTTCTATGTATATGCCTTGGGCAGTGAAACTTGTCATAGGCCCCGTGATAAATTCCTGGGTCTAAAACAACAAAACCTCCGGTTCCTGAGCCTTGAACCGAAGGTTATGCTGATCGTGCCCTTACTATAGAGTGGAAACTATGCATAATAGAATTGCAGCAATTGACGAGTTTCTTCCGCTCCGGCCGCTTCTGCTTCCGGCTCATACCATCCATTTTCGGCCCAGCAGGCTTTGCAGGCTTCTTCTGTCGTACACAAATGCGCATCCTCACAATGGTAGCAAAATTGCAGCAGGTTGCGGGTTACTTGATCTTTGTCCGTTTTCATCTTAATCCTCCTATTATTTAAGCTGTCAAGCATTGTTCTTCCTGAGTTAAATATATCACACACCTCCCCTCTGACAATGTGATTAATTTCACAATTATATGAACAATTATTTTTTCTTTTGTATCTATAAAAATAAAGCCACTTATTCCCGCTGATACAGGAATAAATGGCTGCTGATTAAGCTATAATACACGCCAGCTGACGCCGCCGTCGAGGGTTTGAAGCAATAATGACCGTTTCTGATTGCTTTGCGCTACGAGCAGCCAACCGACTTCAGCTGTCGAGAATCTCAGTTTGACAATCTCCGGATAATCCGTCAGGATCTTCGTCAATACTTTGCTTTCCGGCAGCAGCGTCCAGGTCTTGCCCTGATCCAGAGTGTGATACACCTGGGAGTCCCGCAGCAGCCACCCTTCCTCGCTGCTTATAAAAGCAGGGGCTAAAGACTCGTTTAATCCGTCCTGCCAAAACGAATTAAATGGAGCCAAATTCCACGTATCCCCATTGTCTGCCGTGAAATAGCCGTTGAATTTCGTACTCTTCTCTTTCACACAGCCGATCG from Paenibacillus woosongensis includes the following:
- a CDS encoding hemolysin family protein, giving the protein MIILVLLNGFFVSAEFAIVKVRAGRIDALIEEGKKSAITAKGLMSRLDGYLSACQLGITLSSLGLGWLGEPVVARLLNPIFQFTGIGSKAAYTISLATAFLLIAVLHIVLGELAPKTVAVRNAEKVTLLSARPMQVFYRLMFPMIWVLNGLSSGLLKIFGIEPLKEQHDSAHTEEEIRVMMKESSESGLIDSTEMSLVDNIFEFADTTAREIMIPRTEMICLYTQNTLHENLEIALEGTRTRYPVCANDKDHVIGFIHIKDLIRSNSANYLDLLRPIMAVPESTHISDLMKRMQRNKTQIAILIDEYGGTSGLVTLEDIVEEIVGEIQDEFDEERPGIEQIGEDTYSIDGLMLIEAVNDRFGLELDSDDYDTIGGWLYSRIQVLPPQVGQSVENDGYIYVVEQTDNKRISRVKLVKQELIPLEGAGA
- a CDS encoding DUF2500 domain-containing protein; this encodes MQSWVEMFGVMNTALPIFFIIILGIILISVGRGILRYAINSKQPLLIVPTIIVGKRTEVSHRHNTDTAVSQMDSKYFITFEVESGDRLEFPVSGLEYGQCAEGDQGKLSFQGNRYLGFERLGRSSRNMDDGYRDLRRNY
- a CDS encoding aminopeptidase — encoded protein: MTDFDLKLQKYAELAVKIGVQIQKGQNLIINATIDSAELVRLIVKEAYNEGARFVKVNWSDDTVTRLRYDMAADESFLDEPKWYAGEMLEYVENNAAVLHVISSDPDLLNGVSTERLTNHQKTYSKAMTKYRQLQMANFFTWSIVAVPSKAWAAKVFPNLPEDQQVPALWEAIFRTVRVDQPDPVAAWKEHIANLSQKADYLNRKKFQKLHYVAPGTDLTIELPADHLWVAAESDNDKGVSFLANLPTEEVFTAPLKTGVNGTVSSTKPLSYSGNIIDKFSLTFENGKIVDYKAEQGEATLKQLVEMDEGASYLGEVALVPHGSPISQSGLLFYNTLFDENASNHLAIGAGYAFTLNGGTTMSQEQLQEAGLNQSLVHVDFMIGSGEMDIYGISADGEKEQIFTKGNWAI
- a CDS encoding MFS transporter, producing the protein MKRLIWMGCWAYLLIGLAHVVVGSIMPNLLEHYGKEYTAGGSLIFAQFAGFLVGVLVSPLLISNFGKRTGLIIATGMLCIAEVCYTMLLPWEWMYVVGTVAGFGFGMIEAVIGTLIIVAVKEGTAVAMSKLEVFFGVGALVMPLIAGWLIRTEMWRFSFLFIALSALLMLLAWMKSNFGELNDLLNAKEVKREKKGALFSQYQGVRGLLLAVFTLFFFLYVGTEMSFVNFLPSLLIEKLGTDKSTAALSVTLFWMAMTLGRVFCGVIAERISYGRYVLWSCAASLVLISLFAIIGQLSVVFVLILLFGLFMSGLFSIALVFASKLLPGAEESTPSILIAAGGTGGAALPLAMGKSMDVVGADTSAWLLSAFVALLLILSISAIFIERFRAKRIARSLRHLS
- a CDS encoding TrkH family potassium uptake protein, whose translation is MFQFQEVYIEVHTKVLKRKKKQDSLSPAKVLTFGFTLIIVIGTFLLSLGPASASGQKLGLVDAFFMATSAVCVTGLVVVDPATQFSLFGELTLIILTQIGGLGFMTMGTLIALAFNRRISLRDRLVLQEAMKQNTLEGLVSLIRRVAVYSFVIESAGALLLTIRWSFDMPLSQALYYGVFHSISIFNNAGFDLFGAVHGPYSGLSAYVSDPFVNIVVIVLIVLGGIGFIVLADLLSFRTTRRLSLHSKVVLTVSGILIVAGSLLIFVMEVFKSPAFQELSLTDQIFAAVFHSVSARSGGVSTLSVSDMQQSTQFLLLLLMFIGAAPGSTGGGIKVTVFAILIGAMYAMLRGKEDIVFFRKRLSKESILRAITQTWLALFLVILTAMILSAVEDRAFLALLFETTSAFATSGLSLDVTTKLTDFSKVVLGLVMFLGRIGPLTLVYALTPKSKKELFRYPEGDFIIG
- a CDS encoding DUF4367 domain-containing protein, which encodes MKRSSPREAVYPAEFNILFDEAFDEATKQLPPYTDAYKQQSWNAIQPKLMRQARRRKRWKWLRRYEVIALVAAFMLFSAILFTPPIVTEAVSPIYQELRSWGNGMSQIIFGKGRHPDQSGVTYALNASYDEADVSQPPCPKVFPLSMKTQLNDLRESLPFSLPKITYMPRGYIFNSAEPITAKGSALEPAESGQIEGVYLLFETRHNQQLTMMFKTLKEDEIIRMPYEENIETVTLNNGTIAYFTPGKTQQITFMIGDIYFMAAGGLDKEDLLKIANGLDI
- the gerQ gene encoding spore coat protein GerQ produces the protein MFNPNYRPVTYKIGNSPSGAFAGGSTYSPQQQVPMQMQGGGGMQLPYPPQVPSGSPMTPTGTVVPTATPQFEQSYIENIFRLNLGKVGTFYMTYENNSEWNAKIFKGVLEAAGRDHIIISDPATGVRTVLLMVNLDYATFAEPLYYQYPGTIGNPQTSR
- a CDS encoding cell wall hydrolase — protein: MAVIKANSEDVRMLARLMRAEAEGEGELGMLMVGNVGVNRILGNCLDFRDIRTMNQMVFQSPGGFEATQKGYFYQRARDSDIRLARRVINGERTWPASNALWFFRPEGECPGTWYNQQNTGRFKAHCFFSPTFENCPSVF
- a CDS encoding FAD-dependent oxidoreductase, which encodes MRIAIVGGGLSGLTAAAYLSDSPGIQGTVFERSPQLGGRAFTYEKSGFTLNYGAHAVYGIDRHTLLNMENELNLRFNSKQVDKRNVVYAKHGQLTPAPLDFVNIMKTGVLTTMEKIRFVAEVAAVITNIHQLKNYPTLGEYLNKSNASPDVKELWEHLVSSNFFITPEEARRVSGEVIAEYYHNLFLSHKPVNYILGSWSTITNQLVDKISQNKDWEIAVKEPVESITMENDKFILNTKTRESLVFDQVIFAMPVQQVAKLLESTPWGQSLEPYKNNTSTEVLVYDVGFSKIINRPFHYISDMNNKLFISDVSATDHTVAPEGGQLLQGIAYLNDDFADEEQKKQYLESKTLQMEALFDTYYPGWRDNTAVKRVSKKAMVASVKNIHSNKLLPNRLDQVPFYFCGDGCEGKGELAERAFSSGRKVAQDILANTANVKALSYS
- a CDS encoding RNA polymerase sigma factor; this translates as MSERLKWLLVADFYDLAESVQEEIYYAFYDLVYGSVYYMIKDHQTSEDIIQEAFLKVVASKPAFDSEVGMKSWLKVVTRNTAINFLRKSKKYRNHLDADSVYIEIDPFINPTGSVEQIVETKLMEEAIIDYLHKLKPEYRLLMEYRWKLGLSYKEIAERLHISEDVVRQRLHRTREGIKIMLYKEWGDHIETKQSPRSRISRGV